The following are encoded together in the Nocardioides thalensis genome:
- a CDS encoding DUF3052 family protein: MSSTAGGGAAPTSPVDRLGLKPGMVVQELGWDQDTDDELRVAIEDAIDGDMVDGDYGNVVDVVMVWWRDDDGDLVDGLVDALTDLVGGGVIWLLTPKVGRPGAVDPADVAEAAPIAGLSQTTTAAVSRDWVATRLVAPKTVS; encoded by the coding sequence GTGAGCTCGACCGCTGGTGGCGGTGCTGCACCGACCAGCCCCGTCGACCGCCTGGGACTCAAGCCCGGGATGGTCGTTCAGGAACTCGGCTGGGACCAGGACACGGACGACGAGCTGCGGGTCGCGATCGAGGACGCGATCGACGGCGACATGGTCGACGGTGACTACGGCAACGTGGTCGACGTCGTCATGGTGTGGTGGCGCGACGACGACGGCGACCTGGTCGACGGACTGGTGGACGCGCTGACCGACCTCGTCGGCGGCGGCGTGATCTGGCTGCTGACGCCGAAGGTCGGCCGGCCGGGCGCGGTCGACCCGGCCGACGTCGCGGAGGCGGCGCCCATCGCTGGCCTGTCGCAGACCACCACGGCGGCGGTCAGCCGCGACTGGGTGGCGACCCGGCTGGTGGCCCCCAAGACCGTCTCCTGA
- the aceE gene encoding pyruvate dehydrogenase (acetyl-transferring), homodimeric type: MTQNTPSVIHEGLPTQLPDIDPGETQEWIDSFDAMLEQRGRDRARYVMLRLLERARQTQVGVPALRSTDYINTIPPEREPWFPGDEDVERRIRAFIRWNAAVMVSAANRKGLEVGGHIATYQSSASLYEVGFNHFFRGKDHPGGGDQIFIQGHASPGIYARAFLEGRLNEEQLFRFRQEVQHGTGAGLSSYPHPRLMPDFWEFPTVSMGLTGINSIYQARFNRYLHNRGIKDTSQQRVWAFLGDGEMAEPESLGAIRVAAREELDNLVWVVNCNLQQLDGPVTGNGKIIQELEANFRGAGWNVIKVIWGREWDELLARDVDGVLVNQMNSTPDGAFQTFSVESGAYNREHFFGPDPRLRAMVEHMTDRQIEKLPRGGHDYRKVYAAFDAATKQVGQPTVILAKTIKGWTIEALEGKNATHQMKKLTQDDLKKFRDRLYLPVSDHDLEKAYEETGTAPFFHPGKDSPEIDYMMERRRQLGGPLPQRVDRSKPLKLPGDSVYSELKQGGGKHKVATTMATVRLLKDWMKDPEIGKRIVPIAPDEYRTFGMDSMFPSAKVYDPAGQQYESVDRKLLLAYKMSPQGQLLHEGISEAGAMGSAIAAGSSYATHGEPMIPFYIFYSMFGFQRTGDSIWAMADQMSRGFLIGATAGRTTLTGEGLQHADGHSPLIAATNPAVVHYDPAFAYEVAHIMQAGLERMYGEDPDNVIYYLTVYNEPVDQPKEPDNVDVEGILRGLYWTSSSEGDGPKVRLMASGVAYPWVEEAKRILADEWGVQAETWSVTSWNELARDAVAAEEWNLLHPNEAPRTPYVAEKLSGGSEPVVAVSDYMRAVPLQIARWVPGDYRVLGADGFGFADTRPAARRFFHIDAQSVVVQALAALADAGQIDAAKVKEAFDRYRIDDPTAVAGVKQEGGDA, encoded by the coding sequence GTGACCCAGAACACCCCTTCTGTCATCCACGAGGGCCTGCCGACCCAGCTGCCCGACATCGACCCCGGCGAGACCCAGGAGTGGATCGACTCCTTCGACGCGATGCTCGAGCAGCGAGGCCGCGACCGCGCCCGCTACGTGATGCTGCGGCTCCTCGAGCGCGCCCGCCAGACCCAGGTCGGAGTGCCGGCCCTGCGCAGCACCGACTACATCAACACGATCCCGCCGGAGCGGGAGCCGTGGTTCCCCGGCGACGAGGACGTCGAGCGCCGGATCCGGGCGTTCATCCGCTGGAACGCGGCCGTGATGGTGTCGGCTGCCAACCGCAAGGGCCTCGAGGTCGGCGGCCACATCGCCACCTACCAGTCGTCCGCCAGCCTCTACGAGGTCGGCTTCAACCACTTCTTCCGCGGCAAGGACCACCCTGGCGGCGGCGACCAGATCTTCATCCAGGGTCACGCCTCCCCCGGCATCTACGCCCGCGCGTTCCTCGAGGGCCGACTCAACGAGGAGCAGCTCTTCCGGTTCCGCCAGGAGGTCCAGCACGGCACGGGCGCCGGCCTGTCGTCGTACCCCCACCCCCGGCTGATGCCGGACTTCTGGGAGTTCCCGACCGTCTCGATGGGGCTCACCGGCATCAACTCGATCTACCAGGCGCGGTTCAACCGCTACCTGCACAACCGCGGCATCAAGGACACCAGCCAGCAGCGCGTGTGGGCGTTCCTCGGCGACGGTGAGATGGCCGAGCCGGAGTCGCTCGGCGCGATCCGCGTCGCCGCCCGCGAGGAGCTCGACAACCTGGTGTGGGTCGTCAACTGCAACCTCCAGCAGCTCGACGGCCCGGTCACCGGCAACGGGAAGATCATCCAGGAGCTGGAGGCCAACTTCCGCGGCGCCGGCTGGAACGTGATCAAGGTGATCTGGGGCCGCGAGTGGGACGAGCTGCTCGCGCGCGACGTCGACGGCGTGCTCGTCAACCAGATGAACTCCACGCCCGACGGCGCGTTCCAGACGTTCTCCGTCGAGTCCGGCGCCTACAACCGCGAGCACTTCTTCGGCCCCGACCCGCGGCTGCGGGCGATGGTCGAGCACATGACCGACCGTCAGATCGAGAAGCTGCCGCGCGGCGGCCACGACTACCGCAAGGTCTACGCCGCGTTCGACGCCGCGACCAAGCAGGTGGGCCAGCCGACGGTGATCCTCGCCAAGACCATCAAGGGCTGGACGATCGAGGCGCTGGAGGGCAAGAACGCCACCCACCAGATGAAGAAGCTCACTCAGGACGACCTGAAGAAGTTCCGCGACCGGCTCTACCTCCCGGTCTCCGACCACGACCTGGAGAAGGCCTACGAGGAGACCGGCACCGCGCCGTTCTTCCACCCGGGCAAGGACTCGCCGGAGATCGACTACATGATGGAGCGGCGCCGCCAGCTCGGCGGCCCGCTGCCCCAGCGCGTCGACCGCTCGAAGCCGCTCAAGCTCCCCGGCGACAGCGTCTATTCCGAGCTCAAGCAGGGCGGCGGCAAGCACAAGGTCGCCACCACCATGGCGACGGTGCGGCTGCTCAAGGACTGGATGAAGGACCCCGAGATCGGCAAGCGCATCGTGCCGATCGCGCCCGACGAGTACCGCACGTTCGGCATGGACTCGATGTTCCCGTCCGCCAAGGTCTACGACCCAGCGGGCCAGCAGTACGAGTCCGTCGACCGCAAGCTGCTGCTCGCCTACAAGATGTCGCCGCAGGGCCAGCTGCTCCACGAGGGCATCTCCGAGGCGGGCGCGATGGGCTCGGCGATCGCCGCGGGCTCGTCGTACGCCACGCACGGCGAGCCGATGATCCCGTTCTACATCTTCTACTCGATGTTCGGGTTCCAGCGGACCGGTGACTCGATCTGGGCGATGGCCGACCAGATGTCGCGCGGCTTCCTGATCGGCGCGACCGCGGGCCGCACGACGCTGACCGGCGAGGGCCTCCAGCACGCCGACGGGCACTCGCCGCTGATCGCCGCGACCAACCCGGCGGTCGTGCACTACGACCCGGCGTTCGCCTACGAGGTCGCGCACATCATGCAGGCCGGGCTCGAGCGGATGTACGGCGAGGACCCCGACAACGTCATCTACTACCTCACCGTCTACAACGAGCCGGTCGACCAGCCGAAGGAGCCCGACAACGTCGACGTCGAGGGCATCCTGCGCGGTCTCTACTGGACGTCGAGCTCCGAGGGCGACGGCCCGAAGGTGCGGCTGATGGCCTCCGGCGTCGCCTACCCGTGGGTCGAGGAGGCGAAGCGGATCCTCGCCGACGAGTGGGGCGTCCAGGCCGAGACCTGGTCGGTCACCTCCTGGAACGAGCTGGCCCGCGACGCCGTCGCTGCCGAGGAGTGGAACCTGCTGCACCCGAACGAGGCGCCGCGGACGCCGTACGTCGCCGAGAAGCTCAGCGGGGGCAGCGAGCCCGTCGTCGCGGTGTCCGACTACATGCGTGCGGTGCCGCTGCAGATCGCGCGCTGGGTCCCCGGTGACTACCGGGTCCTGGGTGCCGACGGCTTCGGCTTCGCCGACACCCGGCCCGCGGCGCGGCGCTTCTTCCACATCGACGCCCAGTCGGTCGTCGTCCAGGCGCTCGCGGCGCTTGCCGACGCCGGCCAGATCGACGCCGCGAAGGTCAAGGAGGCGTTCGACCGCTACCGGATCGACGACCCCACCGCGGTCGCCGGGGTCAAGCAAGAGGGCGGCGACGCCTGA
- a CDS encoding AMP-binding protein, producing the protein MFVPFSVNDFLDRAVQVYGDRVGVVDEPDQPAPSQGSLTYREIGELARRQAARLDELGLEVGDRVAVVSHNSSRLLTSFFGVCGWGRVLVPVNFRLRPDEVQYIVEHSGARVLYVDPELEDALKGVDCEMKFVLGTDEDLYAAPGAEPRPWEHDEAATATINYTSGTTARPKGVQITHRNIWTNAVTFGLHTTISDRDVYLHTLPQFHANGWGMPFAMTGVGARHVILRKVDGAEILRRVRDKGVTMMCAAPAVAAAVLDAAQTWEGEIPGRDRVRIVMAGAPPPTKTVVRVQEELGWEFIQIYGLTETSPVLTVNRSREEWDDLSAEERAVRLTRAGAPALGVTLRTDESAEGSGEVLARSNVVLEGYWEQPEETAKALEGGWFHTGDGGFIGEDGYLTIADRKKDVIITGGENVSSIEVEDALFSHPAVAEVAVIGVPSEKWGETIKALVVLSADAEPGPDTEADLIRWCKERLAGYKAPTSVEFRDELARTATGKLQKFKLRAPYWEGRDRQVN; encoded by the coding sequence ATGTTCGTCCCGTTCAGCGTCAACGACTTCCTCGACCGCGCCGTGCAGGTGTACGGCGACCGGGTCGGGGTGGTCGACGAGCCGGACCAGCCCGCGCCCAGCCAGGGTTCGCTCACCTACCGCGAGATCGGGGAGCTCGCCCGGCGGCAGGCTGCGCGGCTCGACGAGCTCGGCCTCGAGGTCGGCGACCGCGTGGCCGTGGTGAGCCACAACAGCAGCCGGCTGCTCACCTCGTTCTTCGGCGTGTGCGGGTGGGGCCGGGTGCTGGTGCCGGTGAACTTCCGGCTGCGCCCCGACGAGGTGCAGTACATCGTCGAGCACTCCGGAGCACGGGTCTTGTACGTCGACCCCGAGCTCGAGGACGCGCTCAAGGGCGTGGACTGCGAGATGAAGTTCGTGCTCGGCACCGACGAGGACCTCTACGCCGCGCCCGGCGCCGAGCCGCGGCCGTGGGAGCACGACGAGGCGGCGACCGCGACGATCAACTACACCTCGGGCACGACGGCCCGGCCCAAGGGCGTGCAGATCACGCACCGCAACATCTGGACCAACGCCGTGACGTTCGGGCTGCACACGACGATCAGCGACCGCGACGTCTACCTGCACACGCTGCCGCAGTTCCACGCCAACGGCTGGGGGATGCCGTTCGCCATGACCGGCGTGGGTGCCCGGCACGTGATCCTGCGGAAGGTCGACGGCGCGGAGATCCTGCGCCGCGTGCGCGACAAGGGCGTGACGATGATGTGCGCCGCACCGGCCGTCGCGGCCGCCGTACTGGACGCGGCGCAGACGTGGGAGGGCGAGATCCCCGGCCGCGACCGGGTGCGGATCGTGATGGCCGGCGCGCCGCCGCCGACGAAGACCGTCGTGCGGGTGCAGGAGGAGCTGGGCTGGGAGTTCATCCAGATCTACGGCCTCACCGAGACCTCCCCGGTGCTGACCGTCAACCGCAGCCGCGAGGAGTGGGACGACCTGTCCGCCGAGGAGCGCGCGGTCCGGCTGACCCGCGCCGGGGCGCCGGCGCTCGGCGTCACGCTGCGCACCGACGAGTCGGCCGAGGGCTCCGGCGAGGTGCTGGCCCGGTCCAACGTGGTGCTCGAGGGCTACTGGGAGCAGCCGGAGGAGACCGCGAAGGCGCTCGAGGGCGGTTGGTTCCACACCGGCGACGGCGGCTTCATCGGCGAGGACGGCTACCTGACCATCGCCGACCGCAAGAAGGACGTGATCATCACCGGCGGCGAGAACGTCTCGTCGATCGAGGTCGAGGACGCCCTGTTCTCGCACCCGGCCGTCGCCGAGGTCGCGGTGATCGGCGTGCCCAGCGAGAAGTGGGGCGAGACGATCAAGGCACTCGTCGTGCTCAGCGCCGACGCCGAGCCCGGCCCGGACACCGAGGCCGACCTGATCAGGTGGTGCAAGGAGCGGCTCGCCGGCTACAAGGCGCCCACGTCCGTCGAGTTCCGCGACGAGCTCGCGCGGACGGCGACCGGGAAGCTGCAGAAGTTCAAGCTGCGCGCGCCCTACTGGGAGGGACGCGACCGCCAGGTCAACTAG
- a CDS encoding response regulator, with translation MARILIVEDEHRIASFVAKGLRAEGHTTITAEDGPTGLDHALSGDIDLVVLDIGLPGLDGFELLDQLRSQGSRVPVIVLTARDSVTDTVAALEGGADDYMPKPFRFAELNARIKLRLRAAAGGGDGGRPDALTAGAVRLDLRTRRATVAGKEIDLSAREFALAEMFLVNAGQVLSREQLLDHVWGLDFDPGSNVVDVYVGYLRRKLGPESITTVRGMGYRFEP, from the coding sequence GTGGCCCGCATCCTGATCGTCGAGGACGAGCACCGGATCGCGTCGTTCGTGGCCAAGGGCCTCCGCGCGGAGGGCCACACCACGATCACGGCCGAGGACGGCCCGACCGGGCTCGACCACGCCCTCAGCGGCGACATCGACCTCGTCGTGCTCGACATCGGGCTCCCGGGGCTCGACGGGTTCGAGCTGCTCGACCAGCTCCGCTCCCAGGGGTCGCGGGTCCCGGTCATCGTGCTGACCGCACGCGACTCGGTGACCGACACGGTGGCGGCCCTCGAGGGCGGCGCCGACGACTACATGCCGAAGCCGTTCCGGTTCGCCGAGCTCAACGCCCGGATCAAGCTGCGGCTGCGCGCCGCCGCCGGCGGAGGCGACGGCGGGCGTCCCGACGCGCTCACCGCGGGCGCCGTACGACTCGACCTGCGGACGCGGCGCGCCACCGTGGCGGGCAAGGAGATCGACCTGTCGGCGCGGGAGTTCGCCCTGGCCGAGATGTTCCTCGTCAACGCCGGCCAGGTCCTCTCGCGCGAGCAGCTCCTCGACCACGTGTGGGGCCTCGACTTCGACCCCGGGTCCAACGTGGTCGACGTGTACGTCGGCTACCTGCGCCGCAAGCTCGGACCGGAGTCCATCACCACGGTTCGTGGGATGGGCTACCGGTTCGAGCCGTGA
- a CDS encoding redoxin domain-containing protein translates to MSDSVHSGLELGGPAPDFTLRDQFGQDVSLSSFRGEKAVALLFYPFAFSGVCTGEMSGIRTRLDEFVTFDTEVIAISCDPVYALRAFADADGINFPLLSDFWPHGAVSTAYGVFDESNGGPRRSSYIVDKAGNLTWAVHNPAAQGRDLEEHLARLHEAAEAATSV, encoded by the coding sequence GTGAGCGACTCCGTCCACTCCGGTCTCGAGCTCGGCGGCCCGGCGCCCGACTTCACGCTGCGTGACCAGTTCGGGCAGGACGTCAGCCTCTCGTCCTTCCGCGGCGAGAAGGCGGTCGCTCTGCTGTTCTACCCGTTCGCGTTCAGCGGCGTGTGCACGGGCGAGATGTCGGGCATCCGGACCCGCCTCGACGAGTTCGTCACCTTCGACACCGAGGTCATCGCGATCTCGTGCGACCCGGTCTACGCGCTCCGCGCGTTCGCCGACGCCGACGGCATCAACTTCCCCCTGCTCAGCGACTTCTGGCCGCACGGGGCCGTCTCGACGGCGTACGGCGTGTTCGACGAGAGCAACGGCGGGCCGCGCCGGTCGTCGTACATCGTCGACAAGGCCGGCAACCTCACCTGGGCCGTCCACAACCCCGCCGCGCAGGGCCGCGACCTTGAGGAGCACCTCGCCCGCCTGCACGAGGCAGCCGAGGCCGCGACGAGCGTCTGA
- a CDS encoding serine/threonine-protein kinase, whose protein sequence is MSGTREETELSSWDLHRGDAITPELTALRLLGGGSSYEAFLAFDEITYGPVVVKVVRPAEVDDPDTLDGLEREARALDVAHHPVVARGLRHDADGPRPHLVLEHVEGPSLAKLIRRHGRLSEQQYLPLAIDLASALHFFRHADVCHLDIKPSNIIMGSPARLIDLSVARPADSAAEITAIIGTDAYLAPEQADPGGRHGVPGYASDVWGVGSTLFHAIAGERPFRSGDRSSRDPSVSHPQLVDEPGELPGRVAPEVRKVVAACLEKRPADRPLPHEVAEALEPVLARQPAPRLTFKVNARPV, encoded by the coding sequence ATGTCCGGCACCCGCGAAGAGACCGAGCTGTCGAGCTGGGACCTCCACCGCGGCGACGCGATCACCCCCGAGCTGACCGCCCTGCGGCTGCTCGGGGGCGGTTCGTCGTACGAGGCGTTCCTGGCGTTCGACGAGATCACCTACGGACCCGTCGTGGTGAAGGTCGTCCGGCCGGCGGAGGTAGACGACCCCGACACGCTCGACGGCCTCGAGCGGGAGGCGCGGGCGCTCGACGTCGCGCACCACCCCGTCGTGGCGCGCGGGCTGCGCCACGACGCCGACGGCCCCCGGCCGCACCTGGTGCTCGAGCACGTCGAGGGGCCGTCGCTGGCGAAGCTGATCCGCCGGCACGGACGGCTGAGCGAGCAGCAGTACCTGCCGCTGGCGATCGACCTCGCGTCCGCCCTGCACTTCTTCCGGCACGCCGACGTGTGCCACCTCGACATCAAGCCGAGCAACATCATCATGGGCTCGCCGGCCCGGCTCATCGACCTGTCGGTGGCGCGGCCCGCGGACAGCGCCGCCGAGATCACGGCGATCATCGGCACGGACGCCTACCTCGCGCCCGAGCAGGCGGACCCGGGCGGCCGCCACGGCGTGCCCGGCTACGCCTCCGACGTCTGGGGCGTGGGCTCGACGCTGTTCCACGCGATCGCGGGGGAGCGGCCGTTCCGGTCGGGCGACAGGTCCTCCAGGGACCCGTCGGTCAGCCACCCGCAGCTCGTCGACGAGCCGGGTGAGCTGCCGGGGCGGGTGGCCCCCGAGGTCCGCAAGGTGGTCGCTGCCTGCCTGGAGAAGCGGCCCGCCGACCGGCCGCTCCCGCACGAGGTCGCCGAGGCGCTCGAGCCGGTGCTGGCGCGCCAGCCGGCGCCGCGGCTGACGTTCAAGGTCAACGCCCGCCCGGTGTGA
- a CDS encoding sensor histidine kinase, producing the protein MTTGTTTMTGTGTTDPASRRAGWSVRTRIATAVALLVTVALAGAGVIVYVVERERIDNSVQREVEQELDEFTRLESEGIDPRTGRPFDVPSLLFTFLERNVPDNDELLVGWVEDAPEYWFPRDDLVADPAFRATAEPLVTEGGSAYLDTARGEVRITSQPVRQGKVTGALLVVAYLDEDRAELAATMRTYAIVALLSLFIITWVAWWQAGRLLRPLRTLRRTADDISATDLSQRIPETGNDDITALTRTVNTMLDRLEAAFVGQRQFLDDAGHELRTPLTVLRGHLELLDAGSPEEVAETRTLLLDEVDRMARLVGDLILLAKTGRPDFLAPRETDLGDLAASVVAKARALGDRRWVLDTPYDDAGARVVLDEQRITQALLQLADNAVKHTDAGDEIGIGAEVGDGRVRCWVRDSGDGVPPEDRERIFDRFGRAAVRSNDEGFGLGLSIVAAIAEAHGGRAYADDPPPGRPRGALFVIDLPAVRPLEEESPWPAS; encoded by the coding sequence GTGACGACGGGGACGACGACGATGACGGGGACGGGGACGACTGATCCCGCCTCCCGCCGCGCCGGCTGGTCGGTCCGGACCAGGATCGCGACTGCGGTCGCGTTGCTGGTGACCGTCGCTCTGGCCGGCGCCGGGGTGATCGTCTACGTCGTGGAGCGCGAGCGCATCGACAACTCCGTGCAGCGCGAGGTCGAGCAGGAGCTCGACGAGTTCACCCGGCTGGAGTCCGAGGGCATCGACCCGCGGACCGGACGGCCTTTCGACGTGCCGTCCCTGCTCTTCACGTTCCTCGAACGCAACGTGCCCGACAACGACGAACTGCTCGTCGGCTGGGTCGAGGACGCCCCGGAGTACTGGTTCCCGCGTGATGACCTCGTCGCCGACCCCGCCTTCCGCGCGACCGCGGAGCCCTTGGTCACCGAGGGCGGCAGCGCGTACCTCGACACCGCGCGCGGTGAGGTGCGGATCACCAGCCAGCCGGTGCGGCAGGGCAAGGTCACTGGGGCCCTCCTCGTGGTCGCCTACCTCGACGAGGACCGGGCCGAGCTCGCTGCCACGATGCGCACCTACGCGATCGTCGCCCTGCTGTCGCTGTTCATCATCACCTGGGTCGCGTGGTGGCAGGCGGGCCGGCTGCTCCGCCCGCTCCGGACGCTGCGCCGGACGGCCGACGACATCAGCGCCACCGACCTGTCGCAGCGCATCCCCGAGACCGGCAACGACGACATCACCGCCCTCACCCGCACGGTCAACACGATGCTCGACCGGCTCGAGGCGGCGTTCGTCGGCCAGCGGCAGTTCCTCGACGACGCCGGCCACGAGCTGCGCACGCCGCTCACCGTCCTGCGCGGGCACCTCGAGCTGCTCGACGCGGGCAGCCCGGAGGAGGTCGCCGAGACCCGCACCCTGCTGCTCGACGAGGTCGACCGGATGGCCCGGCTGGTCGGCGACCTGATCCTGCTCGCCAAGACCGGCCGTCCCGACTTCCTCGCTCCGCGCGAGACCGACCTCGGCGACCTGGCGGCGTCGGTGGTGGCGAAGGCCCGCGCCCTCGGCGATCGGCGCTGGGTGCTCGACACGCCGTACGACGACGCCGGCGCGCGCGTGGTCCTCGACGAGCAGCGGATCACCCAGGCGCTCCTCCAGCTGGCCGACAACGCGGTCAAGCACACCGACGCCGGCGACGAGATCGGCATCGGCGCCGAGGTCGGGGACGGCCGGGTCCGCTGCTGGGTGCGCGACTCCGGCGACGGCGTTCCGCCAGAGGACCGCGAGCGGATCTTCGACCGCTTCGGCCGCGCAGCGGTCCGATCAAACGACGAGGGGTTCGGACTCGGCCTCTCGATCGTGGCCGCGATCGCCGAGGCCCACGGTGGCCGCGCCTACGCCGACGACCCGCCGCCGGGGCGCCCCCGCGGCGCCCTGTTCGTGATCGACCTGCCGGCCGTCCGGCCGTTGGAGGAGGAGAGCCCGTGGCCCGCATCCTGA
- a CDS encoding AMP-binding protein yields MGTISARVRDAATSVKILTESGIVRPYSPVVLAGMLKTLKTWGTAPAGGFKTMALRRPDRTAIIDELGSLTFAEVHDRTNRLANALAARGVKTGDGVAVMCRNHRGFIEASIAISKLGADVLYLNTAFAGPQLADVVEREKPRVVIYDEEFESLLSGVDINDRVVAWTDGEAGPDTLEGLIGSGSATEPTPPSRMGRTIILTSGTTGTPKGAPRPQGGIPAAVSLLSRMPLRSGWTCYVAAPLFHTWGFAHYQLAMLLGTTLVLNRKFDPETALDILEKHECESFAVIPVMLQRILALPEETLAKHSLPKLQAVASSGSALPGDLPTQWMDRFGDNLYSTYGSTEIAWASIASPQDLREAPGTAGRLPLNTVVRIYDADGKEVPAGEPGRIFVGNDLQIEGYTGGGGKEMIDGLMSSGDVGRFDSEGRLFVEGRDDEMIVSGGENVFPKEVEDCLATHPAVTEVAALGVDDDDFGKRLRAFVVRSDESVTEDDLKGWVKQNLARYKVPREIVFLDELPRNATGKVLKRELAEHE; encoded by the coding sequence ATGGGAACGATCAGCGCGAGGGTGCGCGACGCCGCGACGAGCGTCAAGATCCTGACCGAGTCCGGCATCGTCCGGCCCTACTCGCCGGTGGTCCTGGCGGGGATGCTCAAGACGCTGAAGACCTGGGGCACCGCGCCCGCGGGCGGCTTCAAGACGATGGCGCTGCGGCGACCCGACCGGACCGCGATCATCGACGAGCTCGGTTCGCTGACGTTCGCCGAGGTGCACGACCGCACCAACCGGCTGGCCAACGCGCTCGCCGCGCGCGGGGTGAAGACCGGTGATGGCGTCGCCGTCATGTGCCGCAACCACCGCGGCTTCATCGAGGCGTCGATCGCGATCAGCAAGCTCGGCGCCGACGTCCTCTACCTCAACACCGCGTTCGCGGGCCCGCAGCTGGCCGACGTGGTCGAGCGCGAGAAGCCGCGCGTCGTCATCTACGACGAGGAGTTCGAGAGCCTGCTCTCGGGCGTCGACATCAACGACCGGGTGGTCGCCTGGACCGACGGCGAGGCCGGTCCCGACACCCTCGAGGGCCTGATCGGCTCCGGCTCCGCGACCGAGCCCACGCCTCCGTCGCGGATGGGCCGCACCATCATCCTGACCTCCGGCACCACCGGTACGCCGAAGGGCGCGCCCCGCCCGCAGGGCGGCATCCCGGCTGCGGTGTCGCTGCTCTCGCGGATGCCGCTGCGCAGCGGCTGGACCTGCTACGTCGCCGCGCCGCTGTTCCACACCTGGGGCTTCGCCCACTACCAGCTCGCGATGCTGCTCGGCACCACCCTGGTGCTCAACCGCAAGTTCGACCCCGAGACCGCGCTGGACATCCTCGAGAAGCACGAGTGCGAGTCGTTCGCGGTGATCCCCGTGATGCTGCAGCGCATCCTCGCGCTGCCGGAGGAGACGCTCGCGAAGCACTCGCTGCCGAAGCTGCAGGCCGTCGCCTCCTCCGGGTCGGCGCTCCCCGGCGACCTCCCGACGCAGTGGATGGACCGGTTCGGCGACAACCTCTACTCGACCTACGGCTCCACGGAGATCGCCTGGGCGAGCATCGCCTCTCCGCAGGACCTCCGCGAGGCTCCCGGAACCGCCGGGCGACTGCCGCTCAACACCGTGGTCCGGATCTACGACGCCGACGGCAAGGAGGTGCCGGCGGGGGAGCCCGGCCGGATCTTCGTGGGCAACGACCTCCAGATCGAGGGCTACACCGGTGGTGGCGGCAAGGAGATGATCGACGGCCTGATGTCCTCCGGCGACGTCGGCCGGTTCGACTCCGAAGGCCGTCTCTTCGTCGAGGGCCGCGACGACGAGATGATCGTGTCCGGGGGTGAGAACGTCTTCCCCAAGGAGGTCGAGGACTGCCTCGCCACCCACCCCGCCGTGACCGAGGTGGCCGCGCTGGGCGTGGACGACGACGACTTCGGCAAGCGGCTGCGTGCGTTCGTCGTCCGCAGCGACGAGTCCGTGACCGAGGACGACCTGAAGGGGTGGGTCAAGCAGAACCTCGCGCGCTACAAGGTGCCGCGCGAGATCGTGTTCCTCGACGAGCTGCCCCGCAACGCGACCGGCAAGGTCCTCAAGCGGGAGCTGGCGGAGCACGAGTGA